The Temnothorax longispinosus isolate EJ_2023e chromosome 12, Tlon_JGU_v1, whole genome shotgun sequence genome includes a window with the following:
- the LOC139823138 gene encoding UNC93-like protein MFSD11 has protein sequence MNRSTLNVILLSVGFMLVFTAFQTMGNIEQTILDSIKTDTKGEFKADAYISLAIIYAVFATCNWLAPSYISVTGPRVAILTGACCYVLFIASFFYPHEALLYTMSVLVGIGAALIWTGHGQYLTENSDNETMSRNAGMFWAIFQMSQFAGNLFVSLIFTEPNINHKQRTIVFSVLTSVAVIGIGVLLVLRKTPQKLSLGEAEGVSNADKELRLPEPKREKPLVTAWRAFVDAIKLFLTSNMLILSLTFIYTGLELTFYSGVYSNSIGFVKEMGPNRKSFVGYSGIGIGIGEVLGGAIFGILASKISGRCGGWPVVITGLVVHLFAFVSIFLNLPNDAPWGDTDNEGFIKPSPPLALIGSVTLGFGDACFNTQVYSLLGVMFANESAPAFALFKFCQSVAAAISFSYSTTAGLHIQLAVLLVTIFLGTGAFCYVEHKAKKSNNETPRETDPALVDATSGED, from the exons ATGAATCGTTCCACTTTGAACGTGATTCTCCTCAGCGTGGGATTCATGCTGGTCTTCACGGCGTTTCAAACGATGGGCAATATAGAG CAAACTATCCTGGACAGCATCAAAACGGATACAAAAGGAGAGTTCAAGGCTGATGCTTATATCAGCCTGGCCATAATCTACGCCGTGTTTGCGACCTGCAACTGGTTAGCACCGTCGTACATCTCGGTGACCGGGCCACGGGTGGCAATACTCACGGGCGCCTGCTGTTACGTGCTGTTCATCGCCTCGTTTTTCTATCCGCACGAAGCCCTGCTGTACACCATGTCCGTACTCGTCGGGATCGGCGCCGCCCTGATATGGACCGGTCACGGGCAATACCTGACAGAGAACAGTGATAATGAGACCATGTCGCGGAACGCCGGTATGTTCTGGGCGATTTTCCAGATGTCGCAGTTCGCCGGCAATCTGTTTGTCTCCTTAATCTTTACGGAGCCCAAtatcaatcataagcagcggaCGATCGTATTTAGCGTGCTAACCAGCGTCGCGGTGATCGGCATAGGGGTGCTGCTCGTCCTGAGAAAAACGCCGCAGAAGCTATCGTTGGGCGAGGCTGAGGGGGTGTCGAACGCCGACAAAGAGCTGCGACTGCCGGAACCAAAACGCGAAAAACCGCTGGTGACCGCGTGGCGTGCCTTCGTGGATGCGATCAAACTCTTTCTCACGTCGAACATGCTGATCCTGTCATTAACGTTCATCTATACAGGTCTCGAGCTCACCTTCTACTCCGGCGTGTATTCCAACAGCATTGGTTTCGTGAAGGAAATGGGCCCCAATCGCAAGAGCTTCGTGGGATACTCCGGCATCGGCATCGGCATCGGCGAGGTCTTAGGCGGCGCGATCTTTGGTATCCTCGCGTCCAAGATATCCGGCAGGTGCGGCGGCTGGCCGGTGGTGATCACCGGTTTGGTAGTGCATCTGTTCGCCTTCGTCAGCATCTTCCTGAATCTGCCAAACGACGCCCCGTGGGGGGACACGGACAATGAAGGCTTCATCAAGCCCTCGCCGCCCCTCGCGCTGATAGGCAGTGTTACCCTCGGTTTCGGCGACGCCTGCTTCAACACGCAGGTCTACTCGCTGCTGGGCGTCATGTTCGCCAACGAGAGCGCGCCGGCCTTCGCTCTCTTTAAATTCTGCCAATCTGTCGCGGCGGCCATCAGCTTCTCGTACTCCACCACGGCGGGACTGCATATACAGCTCGCGGTGCTACTCGTGACTATATTTCTCGGTACGGGGGCCTTCTGCTACGTCGAACACAAGGCCAAAAAGTCGAACAACGAGACCCCGCGGGAGACTGACCCGGCGTTGGTCGACGCCACGAGCGGCGAAGATTGA